One part of the Sulfolobus tengchongensis genome encodes these proteins:
- the gcvT gene encoding glycine cleavage system aminomethyltransferase GcvT: protein MFVSPFHDLEEKLGANFGEFAGWEMPMSFSSYAEEHMSVRTSVAFFNLSHMGRLRVKGNSKEFEMLIAKEVSKANIGNMIGPTAFLNDKAGFKDDVMVYKVTEDEWLIVTNAINREKIISWIKSNSNLDVEDLTFKYCMIAIQGRKLEDVLGKVELRPLEFRLNTNFLGYDVFLLSRSGWTGENGLEVWATIDVGRKIIMDLVKMGIRPAGLIARDSLRQEMGFVLYGEDIDENVTPVEARYWVFSLDKDFIGKSSLIERIRSGVDKIRIGFKMKKGERVIPRHLSKIYSISNEVGYVTSSIFSPYLNRVIGMGYVNPKYFYLGYNLAVDIRGKQYDIKIDEFPFI from the coding sequence ATGTTTGTTTCACCCTTTCATGACCTTGAGGAAAAGTTAGGAGCTAATTTTGGGGAGTTTGCAGGTTGGGAAATGCCAATGAGTTTCAGCAGTTACGCAGAAGAACATATGAGCGTCCGAACTTCAGTGGCTTTTTTCAACTTATCTCATATGGGTAGACTGAGAGTTAAGGGAAATTCGAAAGAATTTGAAATGTTAATAGCTAAGGAGGTAAGCAAGGCAAATATTGGAAATATGATAGGTCCCACAGCATTCCTAAACGATAAAGCGGGTTTTAAAGATGATGTGATGGTATATAAGGTAACTGAAGACGAATGGTTAATTGTTACCAATGCGATAAATAGGGAAAAAATTATTAGTTGGATAAAGTCTAATTCAAATTTAGACGTTGAAGATTTAACGTTTAAATATTGTATGATAGCCATACAAGGTAGAAAATTAGAAGACGTTCTAGGTAAGGTTGAGTTAAGGCCATTGGAATTTAGACTTAATACCAATTTTTTAGGTTATGACGTTTTTTTATTAAGTAGATCTGGATGGACCGGCGAAAATGGCTTAGAAGTTTGGGCAACAATAGATGTCGGAAGAAAGATAATAATGGATCTAGTTAAGATGGGAATAAGACCTGCAGGGCTAATTGCGAGGGATAGTTTAAGACAAGAAATGGGCTTTGTACTTTATGGTGAAGATATTGATGAAAACGTTACTCCAGTAGAGGCCAGATATTGGGTTTTCTCGTTAGATAAGGACTTTATAGGAAAATCAAGTTTAATTGAACGTATAAGAAGTGGTGTAGATAAGATAAGGATTGGTTTTAAGATGAAGAAAGGCGAAAGAGTTATACCTAGGCATTTGTCTAAGATATACTCAATATCAAATGAGGTAGGATATGTGACTAGTAGTATTTTCTCCCCTTATCTGAATAGAGTTATAGGGATGGGTTATGTTAACCCTAAATATTTTTACTTAGGATACAATCTTGCAGTAGATATTAGAGGTAAACAATATGATATAAAAATTGACGAGTTTCCATTTATTTAG
- the gcvPA gene encoding aminomethyl-transferring glycine dehydrogenase subunit GcvPA, which translates to MYKHPWLPNLGLVNEMLKEIGVANIDELFNDIPAEIKLNRLLNIGRGKPLSEYEIEEEIKEKVKKNIELSAPPFIGAGVCPHYIPSAIKFIISRSEFYTSYTPYQPEISQGLLQALFEYQSLVAELLEMEVVNASMYDWGSALAEAVLMANRINGKKTVLVPENSNPFHKEVLKTWIQGKGIRIKEVKYNKNTGEIDLEDLERKADDDITAIYLQQPNFFGIFESNIEHVIDIAKHKKALSIVGVNPLSLGLIKPPGRYDVDIAIGDGQELGLPLNFGGPLMGIFAVKWDMTLIRQMPGRIVGITKDNNGNMGFTLILQTREQFIKREKATSNITTNEALMAIANAIYLSLLGKEGIKELAEEIYFRSHYASKKLTEIKDVSNAFSSDFFEEFVIKFPVNYDIISRKLKEKRLQGGLRLSDKTALFCVTEIHDKKSIDLLASTIEEAIKNVETS; encoded by the coding sequence ATGTATAAGCACCCTTGGCTTCCAAATCTGGGCTTAGTAAATGAAATGCTGAAAGAAATAGGTGTGGCTAATATTGATGAATTGTTCAATGATATACCTGCTGAAATTAAATTAAATAGATTATTGAACATAGGAAGAGGAAAACCACTATCTGAATACGAGATTGAAGAAGAGATTAAAGAGAAAGTCAAAAAAAATATAGAACTAAGTGCACCTCCCTTCATTGGAGCTGGTGTTTGTCCACATTACATTCCTAGTGCTATAAAATTTATCATAAGCAGATCAGAGTTCTACACGTCTTATACCCCATATCAACCTGAAATCTCTCAAGGACTTTTGCAAGCACTATTTGAATATCAAAGCCTAGTCGCAGAGTTACTAGAAATGGAGGTAGTCAATGCATCAATGTATGATTGGGGTTCTGCTCTGGCTGAAGCTGTATTAATGGCTAATAGAATAAATGGTAAAAAAACGGTTTTAGTACCGGAAAATTCTAATCCTTTCCATAAGGAAGTGCTAAAAACGTGGATACAGGGAAAGGGGATAAGAATAAAAGAAGTTAAATACAATAAAAATACAGGAGAAATTGACTTAGAGGATTTGGAAAGAAAGGCAGATGACGATATTACGGCAATATATCTTCAGCAACCAAATTTCTTTGGCATATTTGAAAGTAACATTGAACACGTAATTGATATAGCAAAACATAAAAAGGCGTTAAGTATAGTAGGAGTTAATCCTTTGTCCTTAGGTCTAATAAAACCACCCGGGAGATACGACGTTGACATAGCTATAGGTGATGGTCAAGAATTGGGTCTTCCGTTAAATTTTGGAGGACCTCTAATGGGTATATTTGCAGTTAAATGGGACATGACATTAATAAGGCAGATGCCGGGTAGAATAGTAGGAATTACAAAAGATAATAATGGTAATATGGGATTCACACTTATCCTACAGACAAGAGAGCAATTTATAAAAAGAGAAAAAGCTACTTCAAATATAACAACTAATGAGGCACTAATGGCCATAGCAAATGCTATTTACTTAAGTTTGTTAGGAAAAGAAGGAATAAAAGAATTGGCAGAGGAAATCTACTTTAGAAGTCATTATGCCTCTAAAAAGCTAACCGAGATAAAAGATGTTAGTAATGCTTTTAGCTCAGATTTCTTTGAGGAATTCGTTATTAAGTTCCCTGTAAACTATGATATTATTAGCCGTAAATTAAAAGAAAAAAGATTACAAGGTGGTCTAAGGTTATCTGATAAAACAGCACTCTTTTGCGTAACAGAAATTCATGACAAAAAATCAATAGACTTATTAGCCTCAACTATAGAGGAGGCGATAAAAAATGTGGAGACAAGCTAA
- the sufC gene encoding Fe-S cluster assembly ATPase SufC → MVTLKIEDLHVEVEGKEILRGINLEVKSGEIHALMGPNGSGKTSLSLAIMGHPKYKITKGKIILDGEDITNLEPHEKAKKGLFLAFQNPIEITGVRLSTLLVTEYNKVSGTNAAVMEVISKIKSISKEVGIADSLLNRGVFEGFSGGEKKRVEILQMLLLKPKIAILDEPDSGVDVDGLRMISYFINKLRNELNVGYLIITHYRRILDHISADKVHVLYKGKIVAEGGMELAKLIDEKGYEAVLERNS, encoded by the coding sequence ATGGTAACGCTCAAAATAGAAGATTTACATGTAGAAGTTGAAGGTAAAGAAATCCTTAGAGGTATAAATTTAGAAGTAAAGAGCGGAGAAATTCATGCATTGATGGGACCTAATGGAAGTGGAAAAACTTCACTATCATTAGCTATCATGGGACATCCGAAATACAAAATTACTAAAGGGAAAATAATACTAGATGGTGAGGACATAACTAACTTAGAACCTCACGAAAAAGCAAAGAAGGGTCTTTTCTTAGCTTTTCAAAATCCAATCGAAATAACAGGTGTTAGGCTATCAACACTCTTAGTTACAGAATATAATAAGGTAAGTGGTACTAACGCTGCAGTTATGGAAGTTATATCTAAGATTAAAAGTATTAGCAAAGAAGTTGGAATAGCAGACTCATTACTGAATAGGGGAGTATTTGAAGGTTTTAGCGGAGGTGAAAAGAAAAGGGTTGAAATACTACAGATGCTTCTATTAAAGCCTAAAATAGCAATTCTAGACGAACCCGATTCTGGAGTTGATGTAGACGGACTTAGGATGATTTCATATTTTATAAATAAACTTAGAAATGAATTAAATGTAGGATATCTAATAATAACTCATTATAGAAGAATTTTAGATCATATAAGTGCGGATAAAGTTCATGTCTTATATAAGGGTAAGATAGTTGCTGAAGGAGGGATGGAGCTAGCAAAATTAATAGATGAGAAGGGATATGAAGCTGTTCTTGAGAGGAATTCATAA
- the gcvH gene encoding glycine cleavage system protein GcvH, producing MSEIKVGRYIVLTDRLYTETDEWVKISSVDNVAIVGITDYAQKKLRDIVGIELPQVQREVKAGESVGVIESVKAAADIFSPLSGVILEVNTKLLEHPEIINKDPYGEGWIFKLRASSLAKEKEKLLSPEKYIEKIKGG from the coding sequence ATGAGCGAGATAAAAGTAGGGAGGTACATAGTGCTAACGGATAGGCTATACACGGAAACTGATGAATGGGTAAAAATTTCTTCTGTCGATAATGTAGCAATAGTGGGTATAACTGATTATGCTCAAAAGAAGTTAAGGGATATAGTAGGTATCGAGTTACCTCAAGTACAGAGGGAGGTAAAAGCTGGAGAATCTGTAGGTGTAATAGAATCTGTAAAAGCCGCAGCAGACATTTTTTCGCCATTAAGTGGAGTGATACTAGAGGTAAACACTAAGCTACTTGAGCATCCTGAGATTATAAATAAAGATCCTTATGGTGAAGGCTGGATATTTAAGTTAAGAGCCTCTAGTCTAGCTAAGGAGAAGGAAAAATTACTTAGCCCAGAAAAGTATATTGAAAAGATAAAAGGTGGATAA
- a CDS encoding proteasome assembly chaperone family protein, which yields MDKLSEGFEIKEKYIPQIGKPSYLIVSLPDAGLVGSIAGEFLINYLNLKEYAELYSSKHLPPISHVVNGVAKSPLRMYHYENFLLLHSWVAIPANTLYPLARFIIDYAEKYGIQTIISITGVPVPNRLDLEKPTPYWIVNSEDLAKEIDNLNLMKRFTDGYIAGPYAPILIESAKKSVRNFVIVVESFLDLPDPEASAVALDIISKILGFKIDTSSLLKEAEEIRERIKGLMQQTRQEIPNYAGLRPFTYA from the coding sequence GTGGATAAATTGTCTGAAGGATTTGAGATTAAGGAAAAATATATTCCTCAGATAGGTAAACCCTCTTATCTAATAGTAAGCTTACCTGATGCAGGGTTAGTTGGAAGTATAGCTGGAGAATTCTTGATAAATTATTTGAATTTAAAGGAATATGCAGAGCTTTATTCAAGTAAACATTTGCCACCTATTTCTCATGTCGTTAACGGTGTAGCTAAATCACCACTACGTATGTATCATTACGAGAATTTCCTTTTGTTACATTCTTGGGTCGCAATTCCTGCTAATACATTATATCCCTTAGCTAGGTTCATTATAGATTATGCAGAAAAATATGGTATACAAACAATAATATCAATAACTGGAGTCCCAGTACCTAATAGATTAGATCTGGAAAAACCAACCCCCTATTGGATAGTAAATTCTGAGGACTTAGCAAAGGAAATAGATAATTTAAATTTGATGAAAAGGTTCACTGATGGGTATATAGCGGGACCGTATGCCCCTATTTTAATAGAATCTGCAAAAAAATCAGTAAGAAACTTCGTTATAGTTGTAGAATCATTTCTAGACTTACCAGACCCAGAAGCCTCTGCTGTAGCTTTAGATATAATTTCTAAGATCTTAGGGTTTAAGATTGATACTTCTTCCTTGCTTAAAGAGGCTGAGGAAATTAGAGAAAGAATAAAGGGGTTAATGCAACAGACAAGGCAAGAGATTCCAAATTACGCTGGGCTACGTCCATTTACATATGCGTGA
- a CDS encoding phosphate uptake regulator PhoU, translating to MSEEKIAREIETRKVQKLGSSSLFITLPKKWINKWNIKPGDKVILESLDDGSLRLVAEKAKTNAGKRTILADIDAFKQPLINIIPCLYILGYDEIVFETKKDFSKKDLEDAMYASEHLVGAEIVESSEKKIKMECLLDTEKVGVESLLRRILNIISKRVDELAKSLTATNVHNNNNVNNSDDLRKIYLMLLRRIIGNKYHSSNTEYYRNSFILLNMSILLNIDHIISKIYQIKNLGEINSNIIESLRTIFGNVNDVLDEIIMSVLFPSVKRISNGFNLILQIRQTLDKIKDSLPQTITLYLEDLVNLLENALNNSMCGIFLEDLPWIEKDLTA from the coding sequence TTGAGTGAAGAAAAAATAGCAAGAGAAATAGAGACTAGGAAAGTTCAGAAATTGGGTTCTTCTTCACTATTTATTACACTTCCAAAAAAATGGATAAATAAATGGAATATTAAGCCGGGTGATAAGGTAATTCTTGAATCACTAGATGATGGTAGTTTAAGATTAGTAGCTGAAAAAGCCAAGACAAATGCTGGAAAAAGGACGATACTAGCTGATATTGACGCGTTTAAACAACCGCTGATTAATATTATTCCTTGTTTATATATACTAGGATATGACGAAATTGTATTTGAAACTAAGAAGGATTTCAGCAAAAAAGACCTTGAAGACGCAATGTATGCATCCGAACATTTAGTTGGAGCTGAAATTGTTGAGAGTTCTGAGAAAAAAATTAAAATGGAATGTTTATTAGATACAGAAAAAGTAGGTGTAGAATCTTTATTGAGGCGTATACTAAATATTATTTCCAAAAGAGTTGATGAGTTAGCTAAGTCTTTAACAGCTACCAACGTTCATAATAATAACAATGTTAATAATAGTGATGACTTAAGGAAAATATACTTGATGTTACTCAGAAGGATAATAGGCAATAAATATCACTCTAGTAACACAGAATATTATAGAAATTCATTCATTTTGCTTAACATGTCAATTTTATTAAATATAGATCATATAATATCAAAAATATATCAGATTAAAAATTTAGGTGAAATAAATTCGAATATCATAGAGTCCTTGCGTACAATTTTTGGTAATGTAAATGACGTTTTAGACGAGATAATAATGAGCGTTTTATTTCCGAGCGTTAAAAGAATATCCAATGGTTTTAATCTAATATTACAGATAAGACAGACTCTAGACAAAATTAAGGATAGTTTACCGCAAACAATTACTTTGTATTTAGAAGATTTAGTAAATTTATTGGAAAATGCTCTTAATAACTCCATGTGTGGGATTTTCTTAGAAGATTTACCTTGGATAGAAAAAGATTTAACGGCGTAA